The Mercurialis annua linkage group LG2, ddMerAnnu1.2, whole genome shotgun sequence genome contains a region encoding:
- the LOC126670321 gene encoding uncharacterized protein At4g04775-like translates to MAESIFIESPLLLHSKLSSPPFPSHSSTEPPTPLQELLNNVMEGGDGVVHCDCGSPARVKVSTTEKNPGRRFYTCAGRNNPNCSFFAWVDKDLDGYALMMLTNMKMEVTHLKNERDAALLQAGEVRALLAARILENNSLNGEVAALKEIVDMYKNENQILKEEMGLEMMEVNTLKERIEEVQLHHAKAKKTAKMMKYGICGCGVVTAGAVVYALFR, encoded by the exons ATGGCAGAAAGCATTTTCATCGAGTCTCCTCTTCTCCTTCATTCCAAGTTGAGCTCTCCTCCATTCCCTAGCCATTCTTCAACAGAGCCTCCTACACCTTTGCAAGAACTTCTTAACAACGTGATGGAAGGTGGTGATGGTGTTGTTCATTGTGACTGTGGAAGTCCGGCGCGAGTTAAGGTCTCCACTACTGAAAAGAATCCAGGTCGAAGGTTCTATACTTGTGCTGGGAGAAAT AATCCAAATTGTAGCTTCTTTGCATGGGTTGACAAAGATTTGGATGGATATGCACTTATGATGCTCACTAACATGAAGATGGAGGTGACTCATCTGAAGAATGAACGTGATGCAGCTCTTCTTCAAGCTGGTGAAGTTAGAGCACTATTGGCAGCTAGGATCTTAGAGAATAACTCTCTGAATGGGGAGGTTGCAGCCCTGAAGGAGATCGTTGACATGTACAAAAATGAAAACCAGATACTGAAGGAAGAGATGGGGCTTGAAATGATGGAAGTGAATACATTGAAGGAGAGGATTGAGGAAGTTCAGCTCCATCATGCAAAGGCCAAGAAGACTGCCAAAATGATGAAGTATGGAATTTGTGGATGTGGGGTAGTCACTGCTGGGGCTGTTGTTTATGCATTATTTCGTTAG